CGGTGGCGTTGGAGCCTGGGCTGCGTTTCGCTATAAGGGAGGGTGGAAAGACGATAGGCGCTGGCGTTGTGACGCAGGTGTTTGACTAATATGCCCCGCCAGATAATCGTTCTCGCCTGCACAGAGTGTAGAAGAAGGAATTATGTCACCACAAAGAGCAGGGCGCGCCATCAGGAGCGCCTGGAGCTGAAGAAGTTCTGTAAGTGGTGTGGAAAGCACACCAAGCATAGGGAGACGAGATGAATATGAAGCAGGCCCGTAGCTCAATTTGGCAGAGCACGGGACTCCAAATCCCGGGGTTGTCGGTTCAACTCCGGCCGGGCCTGCCATTTTCTCAATATATGAGGTGAGTGATTTTGGCGAGCGTTAAGCAGGTGAAAAAGAAGCTGGGGTTTATCAGAAAAATCTCCACCTTCTTCAGAGAGGTAAAGGCGGAGATGAAGAAGGTTATATGGCCCTCCAGGGAGGAGATTACCAAATACACGGCGGTAGTGCTCTTTATGATTGCTTTTTTAGGGGCGTTTATAACCATAGTCGACCAGTTCGTTGCGTTCATAACGAAGAAATTATTGGGTTGGTGAATTGAAGATGTTGGAAAGGCAATGGTATGTCATAAGAACTGCTACCGGTAAGGAGGAAAAGGTAAAGGCGGCTTTGGAGAATAGGGTAGAAGCTCTTGGGCTGCAGGATAAGATAGTTGAGGTATTGGTTCCTATAGAGAAGGAGTTACGTCCCGTTAAAGGTAGGAAGCAAATTGTTAAAAGGAAGGTATTCCCCGGCTATATTCTTGTGAATATGGTTATGGATAATGAGACTTGGAACATCATTCGTTCAACTCCTGGGGTGAGGGGATTTGTTTCCGCTGGTTCCGAACCCCTGATTCTTTCCGAAGAGGAAGTGGAGAAGATAAAGGAGAGCATATCAAGGGAGAAGCCTCGCCTATCCATTGGCAAAGGGGAGATGGTGAGGGTTACATCGGGTCCATTCTTTGAGATGACGGGCAGAGTTGAGGAAGTGAATGCAGAGAAAGGGAAAGTAAGAGTTCTTTTGAATATATTCGGAAGGGAGACGCCCGTTGAACTGGATTTCTCCCAGATAGAGAAATACTAAGGAGGAGTTAAGAGATGGCGAAGAAAGTGGTTGCTATAGTGAAATTGCAGTTGCCTGCCGGCAAAGCTACACCTGCTCCCCCAGTGGGACCTTCTCTTGGTCAATATAATGTGAACATAATGGAGTTCGTGAAGAGGTATAATGAGGCAACCGCGAATATGGTTGGTCAAATCATACCCGTTGAGGTCACAATATACGCTGACCGCTCCTTCACGATAACCCTTAAGACCCCTCCTGCAGCTGCTCTCTTAAAAGAGGCTGCCCGCATTGAAAAAGGCTCCGGGACTCCTAGCCGTGAAGTGGTAGGCACCGTCACGAGGGCTGATATTCGCAGGATAGCGGAGATAAAGATGAAGGATTTGAATGCAAGCGATATTGAAGCCGCTATGAGGATAATTGAGGGAACAGCCCGTAGTATGGGAATACAAGTAGTTGATTAAAAGGAGGTATGTGAGATGCCCAAGAGGAGCAAAAGATATCTTGAAAGCCTTGCCCTATTGGATAGGAACGCGAAGTATTCGCCTATTGAGGCGATAGAGTTAGTGAAGAAGCTTGCGACGGCGAAGTTTGACGAGACGGTAGAGGCGGCGATTAATTTGGGAGTTGACCCCCGCCACAGCGACCAGATGGTGAGGGGAACGGTTGTTTATCCCTATCCCGCTGGCTCGCCACCCAAGGTAATGGTTTTCGCTAAGGGCGAAAATATTGAGAAGGCTAAGGCGGCGGGAGCGGATTTGGTTGGGGATGAGGAGCTTGTAAACAGGATAAGGGATGGGTGGAAAGGTTGGAAAGATATGGATTTGATCTTGGCTACGCCTGATATGATGGGGACGGTATCTAGGTTGGGACGAATACTTGGTCCGAGGATGCCGAATCCCAAGGCTGGGACGGTGGCGCAAGACATAGAGAGGGCGGTTAGGAACTTCAAAGAGGCGAGACAGTACGAATTCAGGGTTGATAGGAGCGGGATAATCCATATGCCGATAGGGAAGGTGTCTCAGCCGACGGAGCAGATATTGCAGAATTTTGCCACATTGTTAT
This window of the bacterium genome carries:
- the rplK gene encoding 50S ribosomal protein L11, translating into MAKKVVAIVKLQLPAGKATPAPPVGPSLGQYNVNIMEFVKRYNEATANMVGQIIPVEVTIYADRSFTITLKTPPAAALLKEAARIEKGSGTPSREVVGTVTRADIRRIAEIKMKDLNASDIEAAMRIIEGTARSMGIQVVD
- the rpmG gene encoding 50S ribosomal protein L33, producing the protein MPRQIIVLACTECRRRNYVTTKSRARHQERLELKKFCKWCGKHTKHRETR
- the rplA gene encoding 50S ribosomal protein L1, encoding MPKRSKRYLESLALLDRNAKYSPIEAIELVKKLATAKFDETVEAAINLGVDPRHSDQMVRGTVVYPYPAGSPPKVMVFAKGENIEKAKAAGADLVGDEELVNRIRDGWKGWKDMDLILATPDMMGTVSRLGRILGPRMPNPKAGTVAQDIERAVRNFKEARQYEFRVDRSGIIHMPIGKVSQPTEQILQNFATLLSALMKARPATFKGQYIRNITLSSTMGPGVKVDLQKARELIEAA
- the nusG gene encoding transcription termination/antitermination factor NusG → MERQWYVIRTATGKEEKVKAALENRVEALGLQDKIVEVLVPIEKELRPVKGRKQIVKRKVFPGYILVNMVMDNETWNIIRSTPGVRGFVSAGSEPLILSEEEVEKIKESISREKPRLSIGKGEMVRVTSGPFFEMTGRVEEVNAEKGKVRVLLNIFGRETPVELDFSQIEKY
- the secE gene encoding preprotein translocase subunit SecE, encoding MKKKLGFIRKISTFFREVKAEMKKVIWPSREEITKYTAVVLFMIAFLGAFITIVDQFVAFITKKLLGW